One Frankia alni ACN14a DNA window includes the following coding sequences:
- the leuC gene encoding 3-isopropylmalate dehydratase large subunit, whose translation MGRTLAEKVWDAHVVRRADGEPDLLYIDLHLVHEVTSPQAFEALRLAGRPLRRPDLTLATEDHNVPTTNTLAPIADPISAAQVEALRKNCAEFGVRLYPMNDPGQGIVHVVGPQLGLSQPGMTIVCGDSHTSTHGAFGALAFGIGTSQVEHVLATQTLPQSRPKTMAVTVDGDLPAGVTAKDLILAIIARIGTGGGAGHVIEYRGAAVRGLSMEGRMTVCNMSIEAGARAGMIAPDDTTFEYLAGRAHAATGPDWDQAVAYWRTLASDDDAVFDREVVIDAASLTPYVTWGTNPGQAAPLGSLIPAPADYADPAARASVERALTYMGLTAGTPLSEVTVDTVFIGSCTNGRLSDLRAAADVLRGRRVADGVRALVVPGSMQVKAEAEAEGLDEVFRAAGAEWRSAGCSMCLGMNPDTLRPGERSASTSNRNFEGRQGPGGRTHLVSPAVAAATAVTGQLTAPAQL comes from the coding sequence ATGGGGCGCACACTCGCGGAGAAGGTCTGGGACGCCCACGTGGTGCGCCGCGCCGACGGTGAACCGGATCTGCTCTACATCGATCTGCACCTCGTGCACGAGGTCACCTCGCCGCAGGCGTTCGAGGCGCTGCGGCTGGCCGGGCGGCCGCTGCGCCGTCCCGACCTGACCCTCGCCACCGAGGATCACAACGTGCCGACCACGAACACGCTCGCGCCGATCGCGGATCCGATCTCCGCGGCCCAGGTCGAGGCGCTGCGCAAGAACTGCGCGGAGTTCGGGGTGCGGCTGTACCCGATGAACGACCCCGGCCAGGGGATCGTCCACGTCGTCGGCCCGCAGCTCGGGCTGTCCCAGCCGGGGATGACGATCGTGTGCGGCGACAGCCACACCTCCACCCACGGCGCGTTCGGGGCGCTGGCCTTCGGCATCGGCACCAGCCAGGTCGAACATGTGCTCGCAACCCAGACGCTGCCGCAGAGCCGCCCGAAGACGATGGCGGTCACGGTCGACGGCGACCTGCCGGCCGGCGTCACCGCGAAGGACCTCATCCTGGCGATCATCGCCCGGATCGGCACCGGTGGCGGTGCCGGGCACGTCATCGAGTACCGCGGCGCGGCGGTCCGGGGCCTGTCGATGGAGGGCCGGATGACCGTCTGCAACATGTCCATCGAGGCCGGGGCGCGGGCCGGGATGATCGCTCCCGACGACACGACGTTCGAGTACCTCGCCGGTCGGGCACACGCCGCCACCGGACCGGACTGGGACCAGGCTGTGGCCTACTGGCGCACGCTGGCCTCGGACGACGACGCCGTGTTCGACCGGGAGGTCGTCATCGACGCCGCGAGCCTCACCCCGTACGTGACCTGGGGGACCAATCCGGGCCAGGCGGCGCCGCTGGGATCGCTGATCCCCGCGCCCGCCGACTACGCGGACCCGGCCGCGCGGGCCTCCGTCGAACGTGCGCTGACCTATATGGGACTCACGGCGGGAACGCCGTTGTCCGAGGTGACCGTCGACACGGTCTTCATCGGCTCCTGCACCAACGGCCGGCTCAGCGACCTGCGGGCCGCGGCCGACGTGCTGCGTGGCCGACGCGTGGCCGACGGTGTCCGGGCCCTGGTCGTCCCCGGGTCGATGCAGGTCAAGGCCGAGGCCGAGGCGGAGGGGCTCGACGAGGTCTTCCGGGCCGCGGGGGCGGAGTGGCGCAGCGCCGGCTGCTCGATGTGCCTCGGGATGAACCCGGACACGCTGCGTCCGGGGGAGCGCAGCGCGTCCACGTCGAACCGGAACTTCGAGGGACGCCAGGGTCCGGGCGGGCGGACCCACCTCGTCTCGCCGGCGGTCGCCGCCGCCACCGCGGTCACCGGCCAGCTCACCGCCCCGGCTCAGCTGTAG
- a CDS encoding IclR family transcriptional regulator, translating to MEQPSGVGVLDKAALVLAVVEQGPASLADLVARTGLTRATAHRLASALEIHRLVGRDGAGRFVPGPRLAAGVATPLPWDVLDRADRILTDLRDVTGESTQLYVRRGALRLCVAASERASGLRDTVPVGAALPMTAGSGAQVLLAFADHPAPDLLAAAPFDSTTLALVRERGWAESVGERETGLASVSAPVRGESGAVIAAVSLSGPLERLTRSPGRRHGAAVLAAAARLSTSAVD from the coding sequence ATGGAACAGCCTAGCGGAGTCGGGGTCCTGGACAAAGCAGCACTCGTCCTGGCCGTGGTGGAGCAGGGGCCGGCCTCCCTCGCCGACCTGGTGGCTCGGACCGGGCTCACCCGGGCGACCGCGCACCGCCTGGCCAGTGCGCTCGAGATTCACCGCCTCGTCGGACGGGACGGCGCCGGCCGGTTCGTCCCCGGCCCGCGGCTGGCGGCCGGGGTGGCCACCCCGCTGCCGTGGGACGTGCTCGACCGAGCCGACCGGATCCTTACCGACCTGCGCGACGTCACCGGAGAGAGCACCCAGCTCTACGTCCGGCGCGGCGCGCTGCGACTGTGTGTGGCCGCCTCCGAACGGGCGAGCGGCCTGCGCGACACGGTGCCGGTCGGCGCCGCGCTGCCGATGACGGCGGGGTCAGGGGCGCAGGTCCTGCTCGCGTTCGCGGATCACCCCGCCCCCGACCTGCTTGCCGCCGCACCGTTCGACAGCACGACGCTCGCCCTGGTGCGCGAGCGCGGGTGGGCCGAGAGCGTCGGCGAGCGGGAGACCGGTCTGGCCTCGGTGTCCGCCCCCGTGCGCGGGGAGTCGGGGGCAGTGATCGCGGCGGTGTCGCTGTCCGGCCCGCTGGAGCGCCTGACCCGATCGCCCGGGCGCCGGCACGGGGCGGCCGTGCTCGCCGCGGCGGCACGGCTGTCGACATCGGCCGTCGACTGA
- a CDS encoding serine/threonine-protein kinase, which produces MRKLGSRYVLHELLGQGTTGQVWRGVRVQDDAAVAIKVLRPELAGDPEIVERFLREWDLLVDLDSPDLVAVRDLVNEPDALAIVMDLVEGHDLRAHLREFGPRPAQEAVRLAIGTLWALDSVHAAGIVHRDVKPENILIDTSQPDRPIVRLTDFGIARVISTPSRISATGPIGTPLYMAPELGTGAPPTPAADVYSAGVVLYELLAGSPPFDSTNPAELLRAHREDDPQPIAGVPAPVWDVLVGMLAKSPRRRPASAADAADDLSDALEVGLRGAAGASDKRDRAGAARSSGPGALPDEAAPTGAFHRRAGERPAAPTATRRVVRPAAAVGAAAGAGAWNDLEHTQIAGSLTAAATKVNGWNGGEPEHTRIAPVTGTQSGDRGGWDSDAPTGMSPAVRVPARSGGPAADTNTVMSAIPASKQPGASGGAAGGGSRAAADRRRRTRIAAGAGLVVALVAGAGGWALASGGSTDTALSADLAVESSADPSAGAPAAGSPGAGAPGIAVGVDGSAPGAVAGRPGAKDTPAPGAHPSAGASAAATTPAGSPTAGSSPSPSPTDDGTATVPNTEGSAADTAVNTLKSAGFTNVNKTFGCYNTGKADNVAHQSPKTGKVARTTAISLQVEDCAQVPNVTGMSESDGKWQLYWAGFTSTAVNGACANGETSKISGYAPTGQRARHSTTVTLTVTCTKPAPAPTTAAPAPTPSTAPTTATKA; this is translated from the coding sequence GTGCGCAAACTGGGTTCGCGGTACGTACTGCACGAGCTGCTCGGGCAGGGTACGACCGGCCAGGTCTGGCGAGGTGTCCGGGTCCAGGACGACGCCGCGGTGGCGATCAAGGTGCTGCGTCCCGAGCTGGCGGGCGACCCGGAGATCGTCGAGCGGTTCCTGCGGGAGTGGGATCTCCTCGTGGATCTCGACAGCCCCGATCTGGTCGCCGTCCGCGACCTCGTCAACGAGCCGGACGCGCTGGCCATCGTGATGGATCTCGTCGAGGGCCACGACTTGCGGGCGCACCTGCGCGAGTTCGGCCCGCGGCCGGCCCAGGAGGCGGTCCGGCTGGCGATCGGCACCCTCTGGGCGCTCGACAGCGTGCACGCCGCCGGCATCGTCCACCGGGATGTCAAGCCCGAGAACATCCTCATCGACACCTCCCAGCCCGACCGCCCGATCGTCCGCCTCACCGACTTCGGCATCGCCCGCGTGATCAGCACTCCGTCCCGCATCAGCGCGACCGGGCCGATCGGCACCCCCCTCTACATGGCGCCCGAGCTCGGCACCGGCGCCCCGCCGACCCCCGCCGCCGACGTCTACTCGGCGGGAGTGGTGCTCTACGAGCTCCTTGCCGGATCGCCCCCGTTCGACTCGACGAATCCCGCGGAACTGCTGCGGGCGCACCGGGAGGACGACCCGCAGCCCATCGCCGGGGTGCCGGCGCCGGTGTGGGACGTGCTCGTCGGCATGCTTGCCAAGTCCCCGCGGCGACGGCCGGCGAGCGCCGCCGACGCGGCCGACGACCTCAGCGACGCGCTCGAGGTGGGCCTGCGCGGCGCTGCGGGCGCCTCCGACAAGCGCGACCGGGCCGGCGCCGCGCGCAGTTCGGGACCCGGCGCGCTCCCCGACGAGGCGGCGCCGACCGGCGCCTTCCACCGGCGGGCCGGCGAGCGGCCGGCAGCACCGACCGCCACCCGGCGGGTGGTCCGGCCCGCGGCGGCCGTCGGGGCCGCCGCGGGCGCCGGTGCCTGGAACGACCTCGAACACACCCAGATCGCGGGCAGCCTCACCGCGGCCGCGACGAAGGTCAACGGCTGGAACGGCGGCGAGCCCGAGCACACCCGGATCGCCCCGGTGACCGGCACCCAGAGCGGCGATCGCGGCGGTTGGGACAGCGACGCGCCGACCGGGATGAGCCCCGCGGTACGCGTTCCCGCCCGCTCCGGTGGCCCCGCCGCCGACACGAACACGGTGATGTCGGCGATTCCGGCCAGCAAGCAGCCCGGAGCGTCCGGCGGAGCCGCCGGGGGCGGTTCACGGGCGGCGGCCGACCGCCGCCGGCGCACCCGGATCGCGGCCGGTGCCGGTCTCGTCGTCGCCCTTGTCGCCGGGGCCGGGGGCTGGGCACTCGCGTCCGGCGGCAGCACCGACACGGCGTTGTCCGCCGACCTCGCCGTCGAGTCCTCGGCCGATCCGAGCGCGGGCGCCCCGGCCGCCGGTTCCCCCGGTGCCGGTGCGCCCGGCATCGCGGTCGGCGTCGATGGAAGTGCCCCCGGAGCAGTCGCCGGCCGGCCCGGGGCGAAGGACACCCCCGCGCCCGGCGCGCACCCGTCGGCCGGCGCCTCCGCCGCGGCCACGACCCCGGCCGGCAGCCCGACCGCGGGCAGCAGCCCATCGCCATCGCCGACCGACGATGGCACGGCGACGGTCCCCAACACCGAGGGCAGCGCGGCCGACACGGCGGTGAACACGCTGAAGTCCGCCGGTTTCACGAACGTCAACAAGACCTTCGGCTGCTACAACACCGGCAAGGCCGACAACGTCGCCCATCAGTCCCCGAAGACCGGCAAGGTCGCCAGGACGACGGCCATCAGCCTCCAGGTCGAGGACTGCGCCCAGGTCCCGAACGTCACCGGGATGTCGGAGTCGGACGGCAAGTGGCAGCTCTACTGGGCCGGCTTCACCTCTACCGCGGTCAACGGCGCGTGCGCCAACGGTGAGACGAGCAAGATCTCCGGGTACGCGCCGACAGGACAGCGCGCCCGGCACTCCACCACGGTGACGCTGACGGTGACCTGCACCAAGCCGGCCCCGGCCCCGACGACGGCCGCACCCGCGCCGACCCCGTCGACAGCTCCCACGACGGCCACGAAGGCCTGA